One Kaistella polysaccharea DNA segment encodes these proteins:
- the nadA gene encoding quinolinate synthase NadA — protein MSTENLNKAKANLPVRGFLKIDDLIIPQGDDLVKAILDLKKEKNAVILAHYYQPPAIQDIADYLGDSLQLARAAKDTDADMIAFCGVHFMAEAAKILNPTKKVVLPDTQAGCSLADGCSGVGLRAMRAKHPNALIATYINCNAETKAESDIIVTSSNAETIIRSLPEDRPIIFAPDKNLGKFLMKKTGRDMILWDGTCIVHEAFSMERIAQQLAENPHAKLIAHPESESSVLDLAHFVGSTSALLNFVEKDDAQEFVVATEEGILHEMRKRAPHKKLMPALVFDESCNCSECFYMKRNTLEKLYLCMKYELPEILIDEELRLKALKPVEKMLELSTTIK, from the coding sequence ATGAGTACCGAAAATTTAAATAAAGCAAAAGCCAATCTTCCCGTACGGGGATTTCTAAAAATAGATGACCTCATTATTCCGCAGGGCGACGATTTGGTGAAAGCCATCCTTGACTTGAAAAAAGAGAAAAATGCCGTTATTTTAGCCCATTATTACCAGCCGCCGGCAATTCAGGATATCGCAGATTATTTGGGCGATTCCCTACAATTGGCGCGCGCTGCAAAAGATACCGATGCTGATATGATCGCCTTTTGTGGTGTCCATTTCATGGCGGAAGCGGCTAAAATTTTGAATCCCACCAAAAAAGTCGTTCTTCCGGATACCCAAGCCGGATGTTCTCTTGCTGACGGATGTAGTGGTGTAGGTTTGCGTGCCATGCGCGCAAAACATCCGAATGCGCTAATCGCGACTTACATCAACTGTAATGCAGAAACCAAGGCAGAATCTGACATTATCGTGACGAGTTCCAATGCAGAAACAATTATCCGATCACTTCCCGAAGATCGCCCGATTATTTTTGCACCTGATAAAAATCTGGGGAAATTCTTGATGAAGAAAACGGGCCGCGACATGATTCTCTGGGACGGAACCTGTATCGTTCACGAAGCTTTTTCCATGGAAAGAATCGCACAGCAACTGGCAGAAAATCCGCACGCAAAATTGATCGCACATCCCGAAAGTGAATCATCGGTCTTGGATTTGGCACATTTTGTAGGCTCTACATCTGCCCTTTTAAATTTTGTGGAAAAAGACGACGCTCAGGAATTTGTTGTCGCGACAGAAGAAGGAATTTTACATGAAATGAGAAAGCGAGCACCGCACAAAAAGCTGATGCCAGCACTGGTTTTTGATGAATCTTGTAACTGTTCAGAATGTTTTTATATGAAACGAAATACACTGGAAAAGCTCTATCTCTGTATGAAATATGAATTGCCAGAAATTCTTATCGACGAAGAACTTCGTCTGAAAGCTCTGAAACCCGTGGAGAAAATGCTGGAACTATCAACGACCATTAAGTAA